AGAACTGTTTTCCCATTCAGAGAGGATTCCAGAGCCAATAACTATTGTCAACCATTCTTGCACCCATGAATCGTATAGCCTATTAACTAATCTAGCAGCTGCACTAGTTTCCAAAAATAGCCTGCTAATGTCTTCTGTAGATATAGAGCAGCCATTTGCATCAGGAtgagaaaaatgcttaaaaatcagggaagggagcaggaaaaaaaattagtcttTCATCTCACACATAGAAGTCAAAGGTTATGTTATTTGCCTGATTGTTTGTGCAAATCTTGTTTGGTACTCAGTAAAAAGGAGGTTATGAACTGTATGTTTAGACTTCTGAATTTGACAGACAAATTGTAGTACATCAGGAAATGAGTCAATGGTTTTGGAATCCATGTATGGTAGGGATAGGCATTTAAATATAGAAGGAATACAAGCATTTTAATCATGTAGCTGCAAAGGCCAGAATCTTGACATATTCTAGCCCTAAACATTTAGAGCATGTCAGACACAGGAGTTTCTGTGTTTCACACAGGTTGAGTATCTACAATAGCAAACCAGTCAGATAACCACAAACTCTTGCTAAGCTGTAAAGTAATTTCCTCTTTTAcctttttgttccattttatatgTTTTACACTTATGTGCAACAGAGACAGAGTAGATCACACTAGGTTTTTTCATACAGTATCAAGGTATAAGCTTATTAGATAAATCTAAAAGGGTATTAATTAAGCTTTAAGAAACTATATCAGAAAATTAAACCCATCTAAAAGCATTATTTTAATAGATGCTTTCAGTTTGAGGAAGTCTCATTGCCTAGGCAACCTGACCACAAAGTATTATACAATTCAGGCGATGCTATCTATTTTAAATAGATTAATAAGATAAATATTATATTTCTAACAGCTGTCTGTCTAATAAATTGTTTGTTTTGTACTAAATAAACTGATACATTTAAATGCTATGTTGAGAGGTCAATAtgaagttaaatattttaaagcctAAATGATCATAAGGCCTGATTATCTGTGTGACTGGCAATTGCACAGAGTTTCACATATGAACTGATCCTACTTGGATCTATGTTTAAAGATCCATAGTTCCATGCTGATACCAAAATCACCACCCAGACTAATGTAGAACAAGGATAAAAGTTTGTCTTTGAAACAAGACTGTAATGAGACCTTGAATTAATTAAACTCATTTATCTCTTGAAAATTATAACATCCCATGTTAAGCTCAATTTTCAATATTGTAAATGTTATCATCTGATAATCTTTATTTTGCTTTCCATAATTTCTTATTTGCTTTCAAAGCTATTTTGGTTAATAAAACTCAAATTCATAATAGTTGTACAGTCTGTACTTTAAGTAAGGAACACAAATCCAAAGAACCAAGAAAAAGCTAGTAGAGGTAACTGGTTAATTAAATTTGCTAACCAATGTGTGTATTATAATCTTTCTCGCACAGCAAATTTACTAGCAAGGAAAGACACTGTTTTCCTACCTTCACTTGGTATATCACCCTCACCTCCAAGTTAACTGACAAAGACAGATCCCTCAACCACACACTTAAAATCAAATGGCAGATAGTGGTTTATTGGGAAACTTATGTTGTCTTggataagaaaaaaaacacacatacagGTGTCAATTCTAAGCTTAGTAGAGGCTGTTTCTACGTAAATATAAAACCCCTAACAATATTGGAACTAAGACATTCCTGTTGCGGAGGTGTGAGGGACAGCTATTGAACAAGTATGAAGGACTGCATATCCCCTACATGTGGTTGGGCTGGTCTCTATGCCACCTTCACATGAGCCACCACAGAACAGCAGTATATGCAATGGAAAGAGGGAGGACATGGCCAATGGCTTTGTGGTTACAGAGGTCCAGTTGCCACAAACTTCCCCAtagagaggagggagcagcaaCAGCTGCACAGGGGCATATCTATTTTTTGTCAAAGCATAGGAGGGTAGAAAATGATGAGTTACTAGAGAGAAAATGAGGAGTTATTTAGTGGAGCAGCTATTGTGCTGAGGCCATTACATTAGGATCTTTGATATTGGATCACTACATAAGAtattgctttttaattttatttttgaagaGTGGTGGTGGCACGCATCAAGTCAGAAAAACTTGCTACTCATGTTAGCAAGCCTAAAAATGATATATTTGAAGCACTGTTCAGACAGCTGTGtatgcagatacaaatttataAACAATAAAGATGTATAGTACAGAATTCTAGCATCATCTTCATGGGATACCCAAACCAAATGTGCAGTATACGACCACAGTGATTAGTGAAAAGCAAGATACAGCCTTGGCAACAAGAACTACACAGGCTATTTTAAGAACTTCTGTTCAAGGATAACAGTTTCCAATACCAATGAGCAAAAAAGAATAAAGTCTGTTTAGGCATTATTGCTCTCACATGAGGATAAAAATAGGGTAGCAACTAAGTGGATTTTCTAATGCACTATTAAAAAAGGATAATTAATATAGTAGTTTTAGTGTAAAAGTGTTCTACATTTGtgataaagattttaaaaaactgagTTAGCTAaagacttttgtttttttaaataagagggATAGGGATGAGCTGCTAGTGCTATATGGTGGGGCCAGGAAACTTACAGGACTCCAGCCCAGCtcgtccctcccctccccaaaaatgTAGTGAGCCTCATGTGGTGTCCACAGAGAAGGATATGGGACTCTGGGGCTATATACACCACACCTTTTCACGACAGCTGCTCCAGTAACTGCCTGGCTTTCCAATGCAGCATGGGCCTGGCTCTTAGAACGTTCGTAGTTATTTTGAGGCACTACCAAAATTTTCCTGAGTAACATAAGCCACAGCAGGGAAATGACTACGTTTATCAGGTTATAATTCAGTCAAACCGGAATGAAATTTCATACGATGTGCAAAACAGAAGTCTCTAGCCCTGGGCCTTTGTCCCTGCCAAATTTTAAAGGCCTGCTACAAACAATAGAAGTGTTAGAGCTTCTCAATAAAAGGCCTCCACAATCTTTTATAGTGTTAAATATTAGGCAACTTAAATGCAGGGGTTACTGTCAGCTCCCCCTATAATACTCTTTAAGGAGATATGTAACCATTGACacacaactattttttttttcattttatgtaCAGATTACCCAAGAAAGGAAAAGTCCCTGTCCCTTGGGATGCAAAACTCCCTCAAAACACTGACACCTCGGTAAATGAACACTGCAACCTATCAAATCAGAAGAAGATAGGTAAGGATATGCTCCTAGTTTCAGTTGACTTGCAGATTCTGTCCTGTGTGTGATTTCAGCCACTCACTAGATATAGCCAGCTTGTATAGTCTAGATAATATATTtatgaactacacctctaccccaatataacatgacccgatataacacaaattcggatataacaccggtaaagcagcgctccggaggggcggggctgcgtactccggtggatcaaagcaagttcaatataacgcagtttcacctataacgtggtaagattttttggctcccgaggacagccttatatctgggtagaggtgtatataactGTTAAAATGAAGCTGAACTAAGCACAAATTGAAAGTTTAATCTTCCTCTAAGGAATCCTCTGTCTTGGACTTAAGCTAGAGACAACATACAAAGCTCTTCTATACCCACCTCTTGATGCCAACACCATCGAGACAACCCTCCAGAGTCTGTGGGATCTGCGCAAGGACTATCACCTGAACTTGCCCAAACTCTTTACTAATACAGAACCACTTGCTGTTAGCTAAATTTTTGTGCATAGAGCTCATTTTCTATGTAGCACCCGAATGTTTCTGAGGCATTTGACAAACATGACAGCTCCCTGCTCAGAAGAGCCTACGGTCTAAACAGAAAATATACAGTACAAACAAGGGTTTAGGGAAGAGGACAGTAGCCAAGGACTACAGTTTTCAAACACAGATGCCTTAATACCTAAATAAAagtagtctgattttcagagatattGAGTATCTGCAACTCCCATCGATTTAAAACGAGCTGTGGGTGCCCAGCCCATCTACAAATAAGACTatgtttaggtgcttaaataggGATTTAGGTATCTAGCTTTAGCCATTTCAGTTGGGAAAATTGTAGCAAGTTTTTTTATCTTCCTATATTTGATCATTTTTTCCCAAGCTCTAGGTGAATTAACCTTACTACCCTTTAACAATCCTCCCCATCTATTAACATTGTGACTATAGTCTAACAGCCCTTcacctttacacacacacacacacacacacacacacacacacacacacacacacaccgctttTCCCAACTAAAATTGACAGCTAGAGTTTAAACTTGTTGACCTTTGGATGCATGTACTAGGAAGAGGTTTAACTGTGGGCCTCTGAACCTATAACTGGGAGAATTTGGGACCCTTGATATACCATATGCCATCCTATTCCAAGTTAAAGGTGACTGACTTAAAACCTGACAATCTCTCTTTAAAAGGGATGTTTCAAATACAGTATGCAAAAAAGTGACCCAACTATGCAGTTCTATTTCTAAGAAAATTTCCCATGTAGTGTATTTAAAATGACCACAAGCTTGTGTCTGAGTTCCAGCCTCCCACGCACAGAGATCCCATGGATCTGATATTCTTGACTTTTGGTTCACTTGTGACCATTGCAAATCAAGCTTATGACAACAAGCAAAAGCTTTACTTTCAAAGGGACATCAGAGAGCTTTGTTTTCTCAGTTGTTCTTAAAGTTTTAGTTTGCCAAATACAGCAGCAATATACAGTATTGGTTTTTCAGTTCCTAACAAGAAAAATAGACTCACATAAACCTTTAAAAGCAATAGCAGAGCAGGCAGCAGATGTGATTTCCTGACGACCACGAAGAAATGATCTATGTTTTAATTTGAGGAGCCTTAAAAGACAATTCTAGCTTACACCTTATGCTAGTGTACAAATGTATCCTTATAATTGTGCTACTAACAACTAAGATAAGTGCAGCTAGCACAGCTTGCTCTAAGGCTTTCCTTCAACAGAACGTAAGGAATGCTGGCACTATCTAGTGTTCTTCACCAGCCTCTTGTTTACAAGTGCAACATACAGAATATAAAATTTGCTGAAGCAACATTTCCCTCCCTAACACCTTCTAATAACATACCGCATATCTATAGTATACCGGCCTTAGAGTTCAAAACTCCAGACCTTTGTAACTGCATATATCTGCATTCATTAAACCACATATACAGTGCTTCAAATCCTGTTCCCAGTACCTAGCCCAAGTAACTGGAGTTGATATCTCCATGGGGGCATGACCGGAAGACAGCCTACTCCCCAAGTAACATAGTATCAACTGAGTGACTGTGCAGCTGCTACTCCAGCCTCAGGACTGGAGCAGCCTCTACAGCCCTAGTGGGCAACGGATCTGGGCAGGGATATATCCACCAGTCTCGCCCCCACTAGCATCAATCTTGTCTCCGCTACATGCCTTACATATTACTCCTGCAGAACAGAACTTCATAGATTCTGCTGTGTCTGGAACCCTCCATGCTCAGAGGGTGCAACTTTGTAGTCCACTAAAGGTGCTGGGAAATCAGCGgtgctgaaaatttaaaaaaaaaatacctgttCTACATTTTCTTCTAACATAAGTAATGTTGTAAGTAGGCTTTTCTTCCAGTAGACACCCAAAATTTACAAAATTGAGATCACTAAGTGAATGATCACCTTGGTATTTTAACCAGATCATCCTACAAGTTTCcccattttttgggggggggggggggggagaataaacCTCCTGAACAAGAACAGGGTTTAGCACGTGCAACATGCACCTACTCGCAGAAAGGCATCAAGGACTTAGAGAATCtattgttttcttatttaaaacAATACTATTCACTCATAGACAGAGCCAAAAGAGTGGACCAACACCAGCAATTAGACATTTATACTAAGCACATTTGTTGGAAATTATATTTACTTTGGTTCCTGAAAAGCATACTGATGATACAGCAAAGGACATCAATGTTAACTTTATAATAATGGAAACAACTGCAACATGAACACAGTAAGATACATCCAATTTATCTTACTGGTAACACTGTTTTTCCTCTGCTTTCAGGAACACAGACTGAAATATTCTAAGATGTCCAACTCAAGCGTAAATGCTTCAGGAAACAACTGCACTAACAGCTCAATAATAACTACTCATGTCATTCCAGTGGCTTATGGATTTATTTTCATAGGAGGAATCCTGTTAAACGGTGTAGCAGCATGGATTTTTCTACATGTTCCTAGCAAGAAAAGCTTTGTCGTCTATCTCAAGAACATTGTTGTTGCCGACCTTCTTATGAGTCTGACTTTCCCCTTCAAAATTCTTAGTGATTCAGAAATTGGGCCTTGGCAGCTCAACATTTTTGTCTGCCGATTTTCTGCTGTTATTTTTTACCTAAATATGTACGTTGGAATAATATTTTTTGGCCTCATAGGGTTTGACAGATACTACAAAATTGTAAAGCCTCTGCTTACCTCCTTTGTTCACACAGTTAATTACAGCAAGATTATCTCTGTAGTCATATGGGCATTGCTCATGTTTTTATCATTTCCAAATATTATTTTAACTAATCAACATCCTACAGAGAAGAATTCCAGAAAGTGTGTAACTTTTAAAAGTGAGCTTGGTCTACAGTGGCATAAGGCTTCAAACTATATTTGCCTAGGAATTTTCTGGACTGTGTTTCTTCTGTTaatcattttttacagtgcaataaCAAGAAAAATATATAGTTCCTACAGAAAGTTCAGGAGAAATTCAACAGTAACTAAGGAAAAAATCAATCGCAATATATTCAGCATCATGTTTGTATTTGTCATTTGTTTTGTGCCATATCATCTTTGCAGACTTCCATACACATTAAGTCAAACTGGGTCTCAGTTCTCCTGTCAGTCAAGCAAAAATCTGTACTATGGAAAAGAATTTACTCTGTTACTGTCCGCTGCAAATGTGTGCCTTGatcccattatttatttatttctctgtAAGCCCTTTAGAGAAAAGTTATACCAAAAACTGCATCTCAAGCTGACAACTTCAGGTGAAATAGAAAACTCTAGATCCAGAAGGTCAAACACTACATGACAGCATAATTATTTCAGACATTCACATATCCCTTATAAGATACAGTATGGAAAATTATTCCAGTTTGCAAAGCAGTTAACAAAGGAATTGGATAAACGAAGAGCAGGTGCAACAATAAACACAAGGTGTCAATTTAAAAAGCATTTCAGCTGTTTGTTTTCCATATTAAAAAGTATTACCACATATCGTACTATGCACTACTTCCAGATTACTTCAAACTATAACTTCTTATAATGGAATATATTAGTTGTCTGTGGCCTAGGACAGGCAGGAGAATGACTGGAGTAGAAAGCTGGATATCCAGGCCAGGGTTCTATGCGAGGGGCAAGGATTAACCAGCAGAACTATGCAACAGCTGCAGCCTGTTAGCCTCCATAAACCAACCTGGAGCACATAAGAAGTGCAAGCTAGCAACAAGGGCTTGGGAGTGACTAAAGAGCAAAGCTGGACAAAAAATTTTGGACAAAGCTTACTCCacgaaaaatgcagtttcagttgCCTTCCAACTATTCGTGAATTTGACACAAATATAGTTTTGGGCATTCACAAAATGGctagaggaaggaggaggagaaagatgagGAGGTAGTGACGCTATTGTGCTGGTGACACTATCCCCCActcataacctttagcccagtggttggggcaccCATCTTGAATGTGatagacccaggttcaaattctCACTCTGGAACAGACTTTTTGATTCAACAATTTCAActcaaactgattttttcccctattTTTTGCAACTGAcgttggatttaaaaaaaacagttgttTGCCCAGCTCAGGGATGGAGGAGATCTTCTACCACTTCTGACTTCAGCATCAGACTGTTTTGGAATGGCTGATAGAGGCCAAGTTAGAGAACTCAGCCCCtgaagggaagagagagcccTGTATTAATCTCTACCAAAATGAAGAGCTGAGATGAAGGATTCTGGAGACGGCTCCACCCAGCCAACCGTAGGACAGTTGAAGGAAAATAGGAAAGAATAAAGGTGTAACAAAGCTCAGATCCTCAAGGCTCTATGTAGAGCTTGGGGAATCCTAGAATGATTTAGCCACAGGAGGTAATTTTATAGTACATGAAAATCTATTTGAAATCTTTATGGAAAATTCCTATCTAATTTAAGAGTCTGAGTCATTACTATATCTATGGGATGAACAATCCCCGTCTAGCATGCAGTTTAGGCTTCACCAGAGACCCTGCAAGGCAAAGTGGCTGTGACTTCACTAACAGTGAATTTTTAGGAGGCGAGGAAAGTCTACTGAAACTAGCAGTTTGTACCTAAAACTCAGAGCTATTAGTTTCTCTTTAAAACAGGACATTTGTGTACCTGGAAAGAATGATtttgtatttttgctttgtttctggCACTATGTTACATTGTTTTTCTTTGTACAAAGGGCTGAAAACTAcccatatatacacacaaaaataaatgaaatatgttTTATTGTGCATCTCACATGTTTTATTGTGTttgtactaaaaaaataaaacctctttTTCAATGCAGCTAGatttgtttgtttggattttataATTTTACATGGGGAGTGGGCAAGTGAATGTAATGCTTACAAAAGATTCCAGATGACTCCACTGGAAATGGAAGCTTTCCGTTTTACTCTCTATCACTGGAAACAACATGAGTTTTTCCAACAGGGATCCTGCCAATTTGCCTTACCACTGTTCTGGAAGGACAGTCTCTCAGGATGAAAGGGTAGTTCATAACCAATATGCATTTTTAACTAAAAATAAAGCATCCTGGTGACAAGGCTATGGGCTGTATTGATAATCAGTAAATAAATGCGTTCACTGAATCCCTAATCTGTTTGTTGAGGCCATTTCTAGCATGAACTGATTTGAGAGCACCAACCCACAGCAATGGCTTTTTGTCACTCTTGACCTATGCCAGATTTGCCCTAGGGGACTAGAAAGTAACCACCACATTTCTGGAAAACCATCTAGAATCCCCTTGATATTACTGTTTGAATCGGAAGTGGTCCCACACCATAATCCCAGACTCTCACATCCCCACATTTTACAGAGGTTTACATTTTTATCTGAATGTCACAGCTTAGGTTCATATCTAGTCTGAACTTTCTTTTAAGATCAGAAACAATATTTGTCATGTTGCCTCAGGTCTCCTTGACACGTCAGTCTGGTTACAGAACAGTGTCTGTAGAGAAACTGCACTGGTTACATTGGTAGACTAGCTCCTCCTAGCAAGAGAAATCCAGATTTGTCAAGGAGGGAAATCTACTGGTTTGTGAGcaattttcattttattattgTAATTTATGGCAAGAGCACTTAGTGCCTTAATAGGTGCCCCTTTATATATGCTGCATTATCTAAACAAAAGGGTCAGTGAAAGAGTACTAGTATAGTGACATGAAAACTGCTTCTGTCACATGCCTTTGTGAAACCTCATCTTCACTACTAGAAAGTAATTTATGCAAACATATCTATATTCTGGAAAAatctttcctccccaccccaacaggtTGACATGTTATGACTTTGAACGACTAGATACATATTAGGGAGTTACAACGGAAAACATGCTGCTcgctatgctttttttttttttttttttttcaaagaaataCTACATTTTGGGCTTATTTTCTTTATATTGCCTTATTAAAAAACAATCCGTCACTGGGTAACTTTGATGCAGAATAGTGCATTCATAGCCATTGATCCAACTATATTTTGGTGTCTGTACCAGGCACAAGTCTCAACCAGCCTACCTATTAAACCAAGTTTTGCTCCCTTCCCCTCACAGTGCTTTTCACTTTTACTTGGACTGAAAATAAGCTAAATAAACTGGAAAGGACAGGGCTTGCAGGTGAGGTCAGAAATGTATTTTACACTAAGAAGATTAACTTTACCTCTGAAAGAAAGTGAGATGCATACCTTCAGCAGACTATCTACCCCAACTGCCTCCCCAGATGGCCAGAAGTCTTGCAGTCATGCCACTGTCAACATCCATCCAAAAAGGGACTTACTTTCTATAATTCCTTCCACTGGTTCAGAACCAAACAGAAATGTGCCTGTTCACTTTAGGCAGCTACATAAGCATACAAAGTGTACCCTATAGAAGAATTGTCTTCTTCATGACACCCTGGGCTCCACTGTAATA
This region of Chrysemys picta bellii isolate R12L10 chromosome 9, ASM1138683v2, whole genome shotgun sequence genomic DNA includes:
- the P2RY14 gene encoding P2Y purinoceptor 14; this encodes MSNSSVNASGNNCTNSSIITTHVIPVAYGFIFIGGILLNGVAAWIFLHVPSKKSFVVYLKNIVVADLLMSLTFPFKILSDSEIGPWQLNIFVCRFSAVIFYLNMYVGIIFFGLIGFDRYYKIVKPLLTSFVHTVNYSKIISVVIWALLMFLSFPNIILTNQHPTEKNSRKCVTFKSELGLQWHKASNYICLGIFWTVFLLLIIFYSAITRKIYSSYRKFRRNSTVTKEKINRNIFSIMFVFVICFVPYHLCRLPYTLSQTGSQFSCQSSKNLYYGKEFTLLLSAANVCLDPIIYLFLCKPFREKLYQKLHLKLTTSGEIENSRSRRSNTT